AGCAGCCAAAAGGTTAACTTCCTAAGAAGGACCCACCTTGCGGTTTAATCACTTAGACCTAGCAATAATCTCGCACCTTACAGCTATTGAtgattagtagaacacttgatttttataaaattaccaattattacttctaaggtttatCGGCCGATTTAACCCTAAAGATTctagatttattatgtgatatagacagtCACCAAAACCTAAAATCTAGCACGattctattatgtgataaagaccgtcaccaagattcATGCGAAGCGATAATTaatcattaaacaaaaacaaGCATGCATACACATCTAACTGATAGAACAAACCGTTTACAATTTATAAACAATCCATAGCTTCCATAAATCCAAAAATAATCAAACTCAAGCAATCATTCAACCATGTCTAGGTAGTTACGGAAAATTAGCCGATAATCATGTCTAAGAATATGTCCATAATCATAATCAAATCTGAATTCATCATTACACAATCAAAAACAAACGAACAACGAAGAAACAAGATGATAGAACCCGTAAACTTCGATCTCGTGTGCTCCGAAAGTCTCCTGATGATTCCTAGCAGCCCAAATCTTCAAGACTCTTCAAACAGCCTCCAAAGTCGTCCTCAGCTCCTCCAATTCGTCAATATGATGATGATCCCGGCTGTTGACGTTTTTCCATCCATATAAAGCCCCAAAAACCCTAAATTTTCATGCACGCAACACTGTTGCCGACACAGGgactttacgcggcccgcttgagaTGAAATGAAGATGTAACGCGGGCCGCCCTAGGGTTGTATGCTAGGATCCAATAACaaatggctcgcggcccgctttagATGTGGCcttaagtttaggcgggccgcctGAACTTAAAATACATTCAATTTCCTTgttaagttaatgcgggccgtCTTAAAATGTTTCCAAAGCCcatgcgggccgcctggaagCTCCAGGAATGTATTTTTCGCTCCGTTTCAGCTCCCGCCTCCTCGGTTTCCGTGTCAAACCTTCTCCTGCCCAGATTTTACCTCGTATCTGTTCCTTTCGCTGCAAAAACCTGGAAAACACGAAACAAATCAAAAGTATATACATCCTACCTAAAACCGACACTAAAACTAACGAACTAACGACTAAAACtgacgcgaataccgatgtattttgcaatacatcagaCGTTCTCGTCATTCACCGCCTCCCTTGCATTCATCTGAAAAACCCTAGCATTGTTTTTCTTTGCCTCCCCGGGCTTTTTAGTATTCTTGGGGCaattggtcttgatgtgccccttttcgttgcaaccgtagcaggttgcatccttgatgttTCGGCACTCCACAGACTTGTGCCCTTTCttcttgcagatcccacaaggtTTAGCTTGTGGGTCCTGGTTACACTTCCCAAAGTGCCTCTTGTTGCAAATCTTACATCTGGGCTTGTCACCTGATTGCCCTTTCTTGGAACCAAAGTTCCCTTTGTTCTTCTTGTTCGATTGATGGGAATGGTCTTCTTCCCTCTTTCTTTTCCCGTCATCAGTGGTTTTCTTTGCCTTACTCCTCATAACATCAAGAGTAAGGGATAAAGATAGATCTACTACAGATCTGTAAGTAGTAGGCTTAGATGCCTTAACATTTCCTTGCACTTCAGGTGctaaaccaccgatgaaacgcgcaatgcgtttgggTTCTGGGGTGACCAAGTATGGTACAAGCCTCGACATCGAATTGAAACTGGTCACATAGGACCTACAATCCAAATCCTTCATCACCAAGGTGAGGAAGTCCGTCTCTATTCTCTcgacttcatgttgaggacagtaaGTGTCCTTTACAAGATCAACAAACTTGTTCCACGAAAGGTTATACAAAGGAACCTTTCTAGTGGATTGCACCAATGCTTTCCATCAAGTGAGGGTGTCGCCCTTGAaagattgagacacaaacttaaCTATATCTTCCTTAGCGCATCCACTGATGTCAATCACAgtctccatttcatctaaccacttCATACAGTCTATTGCTCCCTTTTCTCCTGTGAAATCTCTCGGTTTACAGGAGACAAAGTATTTATATGTACAACCCTTGTTGTACTTAGGAGCCTGATTAACAACCACTTGTCTCTGTGGTTCACTTTTCTAATTAGATGAGTGTTGAGACTCACTTTTCTTCAGAGTATGCGAATGAGAATGGGACTTCGTATGAGTTTTGGACCGAACATTACTCGGTTCCTTGAACTTATCATCCACAGCCTGAGCAACCGCTGCGGTTATCATCACTTGCAAGTTAGCACCAGTGATATTAATCCTGGTGTTATTGTTTCCTTCCACGGGATGATTGTTTGCTTCGTCAGAGCCAGCCATGATTCGAGTACTATATCAAACAAATATgatatatttaaattatataatgaatcatcgcattgatgattagatggtcatggtattattaaaccatatagACCATTTTAAATAAAAAGCAATTTAATCATGATTTGCCTAGGCTACAACATAACCATTATAAGCAATCAATAGGATATAATCTtttatatttattagacaggggatataaatcacaactgtcaatgtcatGAAAGACATTTTCCTATAGCACAACTGCACAAGGCTTGTCTCAAAGGACATTTAGATGGCATaaaggccttgtcacaaggacGATTAGAAAATAACCAATGATCTCTTGGATCAGTGATCTTTTAAGGGTCGAACATAGTTCGTTgcctttttgacaagaagtttataaaataaaaactatcattgtcattattacacctttgcttatatgtatacatctcaaatggatgttttggtGTGTACATCTTATTgatgtttattagccatgattcacaTTGATCATAAAGGCTATGGAAGTGACTTGGAAAGATCCAAGTACATTTGGAAGCTTGTGTGGTTTTTCGTACCGCACaaccaggaatgttaacatgttttcagatgttaacagggatttattgtcttaaaaaggttgtacAATCATAGCCATTTAAtattttggctaggttatacctctaagaacttctttggcagatcaatttaaaaattgaaatgatattagggatggcaatcaaacccgaatccgatgggtaaacccgaaacccggcATATTTGGGAtgggtttggggtcggttaatcgggtttgggatgggtttgggaatagtttttattttttcgcgggtttgggacgggattgggatttagtgatatacccgtttacccgacccaattacccgataaagtttACTCGTTTACCCGATATAaattcttttatattattaatatgtatatatatgatacatccattttttacacatataggtattctattccgtatacattttagttatttcatatatatttttataataacaatacaaaatgtaaccggttaatagttacccgatagatacccaatgggttttgagatgagtatacccaacgagtaattttttttaaattaacgggtttaccccgAAACCCGCGGGtttacccgatacccgatgggtatttacccgctagaaacccgacgagttttgggacgggtttgggacaagcttatctaatcgggtttgggtttggaattacctaaacccgtcccaaacccgatgaTGTAATATTAACCGGGACTTGACATAACATGATGATGTAATAAAATACATATTTAAATCCAAAAAGAAATTTCATTAAACCACAAAACCATTACAAagatgccctaaacgggacttgacATAACATACTGTCCATATAGGGACTTACAGAAAAGAAAATAGGTCCACGCAGAGACCGATTACAGAAATAAAAATGTCCTCCCAGGGACTAGGTACTGAAAATAaaatgtcctcacagggacttgattgaaagtaaaaaacaaaataaagtaaACAACTTTCTATTTCCTTTTGCCTTTGATTAGACTTGCAAGGTCCTTGAGAAAGCTGTCGTGCTTCTTATTGGTTTCATCTGCTTTACGCTCAACCCTATCCAACCTCTGTAGAATCTCCTGAGTTTGCTCCTGTtggggaggaggaggttgctgGTAAGGTGGGTATTGGTACCCCTGCACTGGATATCCAGTTGGGTAAACTGGAGGGTAAGAAGAAGGATAAAGTGCATTGTACGGTGCTGCTGTAAGGTATGGATCACGAGTTCCATAACCCGCAGAAGTTGGGTATTCAAAAGGGTTATACCCAGAAGAACCTGGGTAAGTCGGTATCGGGTTTTCGAAACCcactggcggtggcggtggtgcatAAGAAACTGGGGGAGGATCATTTTCCGGCACCGCATGCGAGGGTCCACCCAATTGTGGGTCCTCGGGGATAGGAGGGTATGAGCTTGAACCTTGAGGGGAACTGAACCGGGGTCCCCCTCGCACGGATATTCGTGCATTCCTCCTTCGCGTCGGCGGCTGGGGAGGTGGTTGAGGTGGTTCCTAAACAGGTAGAGGTGGTGgagaaactgcttgaagctgcGGATCATCCAAGGGAGGTTGAGCAGGAGAGTTATGATATGAAGGGGTAAATGCCCATTCTTACGTAGCCCACCTTTCGGCAAACGAGTCGGGCCCTTGGTACGACGATCCTTGGTATGGAGAACCGCTAGAGATGCTGATAGGGTGACCCGGTGTTACGGTTTGCAGATCAGGGTCAAGGTCGTCATCCATTTCCATCTCCTGAGAAAAATGATCCTCGGGTCCTAAAGGACTGAAACCCAGAAAATCGTTGACATAATCATTAGGGTTGAACTGGGCTGGAGAATAGGTGGAATCGGAGTGATGGAAAGAATGGGAATGCAAGGAATGGTAAGATTGGTGCGATTGGTGAGAATGGTGTGAATTTTGTGTGTGATGGGAACGCTGGGGCTCGTCTAGAATAAGCCGCCCAAATGATGGATGAAACGAGGGTGATGAGCTCAACGAGACCGAATGTCTCACGGGTTCAAAAGAATGACCCCATTGGTCATGAGAATTCGAGTTAGTAAATGACGCAGACGGAGTGCGCCTATGGGAAGGTCCTGCATATCCTGATGGTCCACCTCTCATTGGACCCTTTCCCTTGCGTCGAACTCTTGGCGGCATTATCGATAAAACCTGtcaaaacaagaaaataaaacataaacaacAAAAGGAAAGTTAAGAATAAATCCTAGGTCATTAgcctagactcggaagtctaaggaatgtgcttattgtgtcattgagattaaacacaaaaggttagtgtttaattcactcaatgttggctctgataccaacctgtcacacacCGAtattccacatattaccggtgggcccgacggggagtatcgtgacgtagttgatatcatcattgtcaatacacacaatataatagcacatcggaaggcttggtgaataaactattacatacaataatgtctgagtgttcgaatgaaagaatatacagacttgGTTGTAATAAGACTAGTCACacaaaccgatccgaacgcataaacgtgtaacgggtaaccaaatgaattatatacaggtctcaaATGTTTTTATTCTTAAAaaatgttaatacatcagtaggatgttaacatatatgcccaaaaagtaattaaaaccaatttaagtcccgcaagggcattttggtcattttaataattataaaagagattttataataAATTAAAGTTCTGGTCTTTGGTAATCAGTAAAatcatttattttatttcattacatcagtaagatattacatatatgtgaggtttaccatttatggccaaactatgccccgaaagggcattttggtcatttcatgTATGCTTTTTAGGACATTTTTGGAAGTTTGAGTTCTTGACTAATTatttaataagggtaatatggcccatcaacaattaccagctaatatttaataggttgttatatattttttatctatataatgtaaatgattataatggctactagattaaatataacataatatatatttaatcttacagtgttcggttcttcgttgagcttgatcgtcatcTGGTGCTCCAATTATTACCTACATGTTGTAATATACCTTAGTTATATGAAATCTATAACTAATCTAGCTAAGCCCGAAAGCTTAATACGATGAAAACAACAAATTTTACAAATACCTGCCATAAGCTATGGTTGAGTGGTCGTAGTTTACAGCCAAACTAATCACACTAAACAGTCAATGCCTTCCGTAGCCTACGGCTGGCATACCGTCAGGGTGAGATGAACGTCTGGGCTGTGACAATTCATCTGGGTTCACGGCTGATAACCCAGATGACCAGGTAACTCGTTTGGGTTATGCCTTAAAAGCAACTGATAACCCAGATGACCAGGTAACTCGTCTGGGTTATGCCTCAAAAAGCAACTGATAACCCAGACATAGATTTAACAAGTATGGGTTACAGAACTTGACCATTTTCCCCCTTTTTAGTAAACGCTGCGTAACTTCTCCGATATTTATCCGTTTAGCTTGAAATGTGTTTCTAATTGACCGTAATACATTTGCCTACATTATTAACCCAAAATCTTTAACACATATTCATAATTTTTATGGTTTACACAACCATTACCGGGTTTATGCGCATTATTATTTTGACATGTTATGAGATTTAAGCACTTTAAGCTTAAATTATCCACAACCCTTCATATCTCTTATTCTCGCTTAATGATCTTTATTCATCTATCATCACAACTTCAATTGTGATGGATTATGATAGAAAAATTCATTATATTCTCATTTTACCCTCATTATGTCAATTTTACGAAATTAACCCATAATGTAGCATTAAGCCAAAATGGTTTAAGACTTCCATTTTAGACTACCAGAAGGATTTGTACAAGTTATAAAACTCATATTTGAACCACCCTTAAGATCGTTTACCCAGTTTATCATTCAAggcgttttggtcaactttagccCCTTCTTTTACGACAAACGACTTTCAATAGCATGTTTTGACCAATTTTGTACGTTTTAACCATAATCTTATTTAAAATCATTATGTTTCTAAGAAGGTAATGTCTACAATTTAGATTATTAGATTTACCTACTTTAGGTAACCCAATGTTCGTTCGTGAATTCGTTTAACTCTCATCGAACCTTAAGTCCTCAATGGAGTTTGACTGattacacatacctggctcgggtcatagcATTGACCCGTTTATATACCTTGCACTAATAATTACTAATTAATAGCAATGCGGACCTTACGCTATTTCCCCATGAGCACAAAACTCGACAATCGATCATTAGTTATTATTGTTAAATGGTGATGTAACAcccagtgttaccgaatgtcaaagtcaaagtcaagattgacttctttgactatagttagaCTATTCTATGTTGGTGTTtctgttagttgtattatgtggagtaagtgttattaatcaaagtaatcgaatgtttattgACGCGAAACGATttgcgactgtgaataataggaagtaacaatgcgataaagttaatcaatcaataatcaagctaatcgaatcatcatccaACTCGAAACTTGAATTGTGCAAACTTtggtgttgttatacgtgtgtgtgtgccttatgtgttacttgtgcatgtttactttatgttatgtgtggtgatcaatcaaatcgaaactcgaaactcaatcgaatccaatcgaaatcgaattacgatGAATGATGGCGAaaagatagtgtgaaatatagatgcttgtatgtagacatagtggttgggattaaaagtaatttgaataggaaactctatcgtattcgtatcgtcttcaatcgaaatcgaaatatcagaaatcgtcgcaccgaacgctcgaaacaggttgttgatcgatcaggctcctagccgatcgaacagcccagccgatcggacggactgtccgatcgagtagtgtaacaccccgaaaacgggtttggtaatcaaaccccgttaatactaaaagacgggtaaaataccgttagcggtaaaagtaacccggtaatcaaaccccgttatgAGCttgttaattaattatttaaaattctgcccttaaggtGTTTGTAAAAATGCCCCAAAGAAGGCTCGAAgttgaaatttaaagttaaaacgcATGATTGTGATGATTTAGCAAATTATGCGATACATGATTGAAAAAGGGTTCTAAACGGATTgcgaattgaactctttaggcgaGGAATCCGGATCGTCAAATGGACAAGCCGGTGGAAATACGCGTTTGAAAAGGATGCTTAAAAGGTACGTAACTACGATTCCGTTACGTTATGCTTGATTTCGTATTTCGCTAGTAGACTTTAAATTAGCAAAATACATGAAATTGACATTTAGTTGAAGTGACGAAGATCACTAGgtaaataaacgggtcaaaatgtgaagttatcaccctttgacaatatcgactaatggtttgtcgagttacatgtttataggaataaatatcaAATGGATACGCACATTGCTATTATTAGCGGCTACTAAGTCAAGGTATTGAAATGGGCCAATaaattgatccgagccaggtatgtatgacgattcaactcatcatgtagaacttgagattctataagagttagacaaggttaaaatatagatattcggttatcttttaggtaaACCGAATAAATTGAATTATGATTATAGTGTTTTAGAAGCACATGGGTTTAAAAACAATATTATAGTTAAAAAGGTCGGATTTTGGGTCAAACAAGTATTTAAAGGTCCTTTGTATTAAAGATGGATGAaaattgaccaaattgcccttgtaAGCTAATTCGAACAAACGACCTTTAAAGGTGGTTCGGAAACGAGTTTTAGGATTAAATAAAtgcttagaataagtatagataGTGAAAGATGTAAATTTTGGGTCAAATGACtttatatgagtctttgccgcAAAATGATAATctgaggggtaaaactcggaatatataGATATTCACATTTAATCCAACGcacatatagttgtggtggaagaatacttgataagaaatgtaggaataagatgctagaaatgTATGAAAGCGAGTTCAAGTtctaaagtgcttaaatacccttaacgggtcaaaataagcataagAGTGAAAATGTATTTAAATTGTGTGAGAAACCTGTGATTAAAACCTAACATGGTAGATAACATTAATTTGA
This genomic stretch from Helianthus annuus cultivar XRQ/B chromosome 8, HanXRQr2.0-SUNRISE, whole genome shotgun sequence harbors:
- the LOC110870253 gene encoding uncharacterized protein LOC110870253; the encoded protein is MANQIARIVPNIVSEIQASSTPNHSGDSHVVQPKPVSFNYKHFTACNPKTFTGKDGVTAMLECFDSMEVTFINSEYPEELKVRSATGVFQARALDWWTNERNIRSNELAYALSWEELRQLMMEEFCPPHEQQKLEEEFWTLKQVGDENLAYTTRFKQLCFIVPHLVLTTERTIRKYINGLPPTMRDTIKEVLSIMPPRVRRKGKGPMRGGPSGYAGPSHRRTPSASFTNSNSHDQWGHSFEPEPPQPPPQPPTRRRNARISVRGGPRFSSPQGSSSYPPIPEDPQLGGPSHAVPENDPPPVSYAPPPPPVGFENPIPTYPGSSGYNPFEYPTSAGYGTRDPYLTAAPYNALYPSSYPPVYPTGYPVQGYQYPPYQQPPPPQQEQTQEILQRLDRVERKADETNKKHDSFLKDLASLIKGKRK